Below is a genomic region from Diabrotica undecimpunctata isolate CICGRU chromosome 7, icDiaUnde3, whole genome shotgun sequence.
GTTGGTGCTATTATTTTCATTTGTGGAACACTTTATGTTATTGTTTTATTAGATTGTATAagtatatatattgttgtaataaaataatatatgcaAATAAAGTTAGTTTTATCTAATCCTTGTCATTGAATCCAATTTTgtgattttatttttctattaggCGTAAGAATAATATCTCAAAAGACTTTCTAATTTTTGTTACAACaggaaataaataatatcaaGAAAACAGTTGATAGATATAATTGCTAGACACCTAAAATGATCAAGCTTCATTTAATCACTCAAATTCAAGTAAGAAGAAAACTAACCTAGACAAAATATCAACTGTCAAGTACACGTTTcttataaaacataaataaataaatttcaaaattacTGCTTTATCTTAGTTATAGTTATAAAATATGGTTAAACTCAGAAAACAAAGGAAACGGAAGAGATATATGCACAATGTTAATAGAAAGCGACTAAGGAATAAGTTGTTTAAAGAAGAGAATATAGGATGGTAAGTTGTAGTTAATGTTTTGTTAATTGTCCCAACTATTACACAGTTTTTCGACAATTCAAAGAGACTACAATTACTTCATAAATTATTTATGAAGTAATTGTTGAAAAACATCTATCCTAGATTTTTTTTACAGCAGTCATGCaaaatttgtataataaataGTTGATTTATTGCATGGTATGTCTTGCGTTTATTATATTTCATTTCCTCCTTTTATTTACTCATATATACGTTTAATGTGGTGTATTTTTTTAGTAAGGAAGTAAAACTATCATGGGAATCTAAAAAGTCCATACAAACAAATCTTAAAGAAATGGGATTATCCTATGATccaaacaaaacaattaaaattccaaaaaccaagaaacaaataaaaagtgTTTTATCTACAGAAGATAACTCGACAATGGAAGACGTAGAAGAGGCATTACCAGCACCTAAATCGCATGTGGTTGAAACATTAGAAGAAGATGCTAAAGCACCAAGAGAAAGGAAATTCAGGTTACCGAAAAATCAAGTAGAGTGGCTGtcttatttattagaaaaatatgGAAATGATTATAAGGCTATGGAGAAAGATAAAAAGAACTACAACCAAGAAACGTGGAAGCAGTTAAGGAGGAAAATTAAAAGGTTTATGAGTATTCCAGAGCaatttaatgagtttttaaaaaattgtaaagttCCACCACAACTTGATACTAATTTATCGGATGATGAGTTATAGAATTGTagattttaataataaagtttGTTAGTACTTTTAATGTAGTTTATTTTTGAACAcagttataaatattaaatataaaaacgcTGCAAACTTCACACTGGTATATAAAACATCAGTCAGGGGCGGATTTCTTAACCTCAAAAGTAACTGTCAgctgaaaataaacaaaaaagttgaaGTATTTTCTTTAAATTACTTATAAGTTATAGATAGGAAAAATAACCTTTGTGTTTATTAATTATatcataaataaacaaaatgactTCTATGTTTGATCAGTTCGAACAAGCAGCTATGAATACTAAACACACACTCGATCCAGAACTGGTATGCCTTAATTGGATTGATattcaatcaaaaataattattgttattatttcagTGTACAGCAGGTTTTATAAACATGTCTCTTGAACCTGAGCTACCAATTTTTTCCAAAAGCAAGAAGGATTTTTCACCTTCAGAAAAAATAACCCATGTAGCCATTGCTAATAAACATTTGGTGATTTTTATGTCAAATTGTGTGCTTTTTCGTATGAATCTCAATAATCCACAGCAAACATCAGGTAATGTCTTCGAGAATCATACcataaaacaaatattacaaaGAGAATGTGTCTTTACCCAATGAATGTTTTTGTTTACTTTAGACTGATATAGTATAATTTCTACTAACTTATTGTAGTAactaaacaataaaatatttcagAGATCTCACTATCAAAGTATACAACTACCTCTAAGCTTACCAATCTGTTTTTGGATCCAACTGGAAACCATTTACTTTTAACATTCCTTTCCAAAGTTCCTGATGGGGGTCCAGAGTTACTGTATTTATCAAAAAAGCTAGATAAAGTAAGGACTACACCTAAATTTAGAGGCAATGACTTTACAGCTGTAGCTTGGAATCCACTGAATGAATCTGAGAGTACTACTGGACCTATTCTGTTAGGTAAATGTGTTTTATTAACATATATAGATCAATAAAAACAGGGTTTTTTTCAAGGCCTGctttaattactttttttaacGGCATGTTGTTATAAacgatataatttttttattttttttttggtttgtaaACACTTGTCATAATTATCAATAGTTTTGTATCTCAGGTACTTCTAAAGGGTTAATATTTGAAACTGAAATTGCTCTTGAAG
It encodes:
- the LOC140446008 gene encoding nucleolar protein 16, whose protein sequence is MVKLRKQRKRKRYMHNVNRKRLRNKLFKEENIGCKEVKLSWESKKSIQTNLKEMGLSYDPNKTIKIPKTKKQIKSVLSTEDNSTMEDVEEALPAPKSHVVETLEEDAKAPRERKFRLPKNQVEWLSYLLEKYGNDYKAMEKDKKNYNQETWKQLRRKIKRFMSIPEQFNEFLKNCKVPPQLDTNLSDDEL